In Podospora pseudopauciseta strain CBS 411.78 chromosome 3, whole genome shotgun sequence, one genomic interval encodes:
- a CDS encoding hypothetical protein (EggNog:ENOG503Q46U; COG:U): protein MADDPHNTSDISDQVEAGAAKEDAETTATRRELKQTSISEKAGQLSTSQDDKSASDDDDAPKDKTTTAGARKVTPPVALGVPSDETLAEQISSPKKKRAHAELDENKDVAEAPLEGEGSAATDSKNNTAVTLNRTNRSEPEKKRPRDRQASASAVKSGQEEVEPLSASASPRSSMEELAKSRPANTATVRSPIDKPQTTSTSAFASSGFAKLGASSASPFAAASGASPFASAGAGKPSVFGSAGTAASFGSVLGGSTPAAPAKLNFSSTSTASPFASALNGQTGGGSVFKSSPFGSAFGGASALSGGGARLTNFGKPGEALKSGKPAKPFGAPESDAEESEKDEDGDEENGEGAGADGEEENKDDEKEESERKRLKLHKSESFSRPFIMNSSGNTAYTVVVDDGESSEVTLFSQRAKMYVMEKGVGWKERGAGMLKVNVPRATVEFENDGSPDATSFDASVLEDKDYSGPKNVRLIMRQDHTLRVILNTIVLPAMQFKIEKKLKAATVLFTAFENGEAQLVQMKLSNANADLFSDLVEMLKKGLADV, encoded by the exons ATGGCCGACGACCCGCACAACACGAGCGACATCTCGGACCAAGTCGAGGCGGGCGCTGCTAAGGAAGATGCCGAGACCACGGCGACGAGAAGAGAGCTGAAGCAGACGTCCATTTCTGAAAAGGCGGGGCAGCTATCGACCTCTCAAGACGACAAGAGCGCCtctgacgatgatgatgcgccCAAAGATAAGACGACTACTGCCGGCGCTCGCAAGGTCACGCCGCCAGTGGCCCTTGGTGTCCCAAGCGACGAAACACTGGCCGAGCAGATCTCGTctcccaagaagaagcgaGCGCATGCCGAGTTGGACGAGAACAAGGATGTGGCCGAGGCTCCTTtggaaggagaagggtcTGCCGCGACCGACAGCAAGAACAACACAGCTGTGACGCTCAACCGTACAAACCGATCCGAGCCCGAGAAGAAGAGACCACGGGATCGCCAGGCCAGCGCGTCTGCTGTCAAGAGCGGACAGGAAGAAGTg GAGCCGTTGTCGGCAAGTGCCTCCCCACGATCGAGcatggaggagctggctAAGAGCCGACCTGCCAACACTGCTACCGTGCGTTCACCGATCGATAAGCCGCAAACTACCTCGACGTCTGCTTTTGCCTCGTCAGGATTTGCCAAGCTGGGAGCCTCGTCTGCTTCGCCGTTTGCGGCTGCGTCAGGAGCCTCGCCATTTGCGTctgctggtgctgggaaGCCGAGTGTGTTTGGATCGGCTGGGACGGCTGCGTCTTTCGGGAGCGTTCTTGGTGGATCTACACCCGCTGCTCCGGCCAAATTGAACTTTAGCTCGACCTCGACGGCGTCACCTTTTGCGTCGGCGCTTAACGGACAGACTGGCGGGGGGTCGGTGTTCAAGTCGAGTCCTTTTGGAAGTGCCTTTGGTGGTGCTAGCGCTttgtctggtggtggtgctcgGTTGACCAACTTTGGCAAGCCTGGTGAGGCCCTTAAGAGTGGCAAGCCGGCCAAGCCTTTTGGTGCGCCAGAAAGTGACGCGGAGGAGAGCGAGAaggacgaggacggcgatgaggagaatggggagggtgctggggctgatggggaggaggagaacaaggatgatgagaaggaagagagtgagaggaagaggttgaagctACATAAGAGTGAGTCATTTTCACGGCCATTTATCATGAATTCTTCTGGTAACACTGCCTACACAGTCGTGGTCGACGATGGCGAAAGCTCAGAGGTCACACTCTTCTCCCAACGCGCCAAGATGTATGTTATGGAAAAGGGAGTTGGGTGGAAAGAGAGAGGTGCCGGCATGCTCAAGGTCAATGTGCCAAGAGCGACGGTCGAGTTTGAAAACGACGGCTCCCCAGACGCGACCAGCTTTGACGCCTCGGTGTTGGAAGACAAAGACTACAGCGGACCTAAGAACGTACGCTTGATCATGCGCCAGGACCACACCCTGAGGGTCATTCTCAACACGATTGTGCTGCCAGCGATGCAGTTCAAGAttgagaagaagctcaaggcggCGACGGTGTTGTTCACGGCATTTGAGAATGGAGAGGCGCAGTTGGTACAGATGAAG CTCAGTAACGCCAACGCGGATCTGTTCTCGGACCTGGTGGAAATGCTAAAGAAGGGCCTTGCAGACGTCTGA